From Deltaproteobacteria bacterium RIFCSPHIGHO2_02_FULL_44_16, the proteins below share one genomic window:
- a CDS encoding leucine dehydrogenase codes for METDVLQRMSEHDHEQVVFCQDKQSGLKAIIAIHSTLLGPALGGVRMWPYETENDALRDVLRLSRGMTYKAAVTGLELGGGKAVIIADPKKDKSPELFEAFGRFVHTLGGRYITAEDVGINVEDVNVIHTQTKYVVGTGKNEGGSGDPSPYTALGVFQGIKASLEKTFGNNNLSGRVIAIQGVGAVGAKLAKLLVAEGARVLVSDIDLEKIRRLENEIALEAVDDSSIYDLDCDVFAPCALGSILNDKTIPRLKCRVIAGGANNQLERREHAEVLKKRGILYAPDYVINAGGLISVFQEIQGYDEKECRERVKAVYQTLSQVFDIAKENNITTAIAADRLVEMKLADARKAKNPLS; via the coding sequence ATGGAAACTGATGTCCTGCAGCGAATGAGTGAACACGATCATGAACAAGTTGTGTTTTGTCAGGACAAACAGTCTGGCCTGAAAGCGATCATTGCAATTCATAGCACGCTTCTTGGGCCAGCTCTTGGCGGTGTTCGTATGTGGCCTTATGAAACTGAAAACGATGCTTTGCGTGATGTTCTCCGACTTTCACGAGGCATGACCTATAAAGCTGCCGTAACAGGCCTTGAACTTGGTGGTGGAAAGGCAGTTATTATTGCAGATCCCAAAAAAGATAAGAGTCCTGAACTTTTTGAAGCTTTTGGTCGTTTTGTTCATACCTTGGGGGGGCGTTATATCACCGCAGAAGATGTCGGCATTAATGTTGAAGATGTCAATGTGATCCATACCCAGACAAAGTATGTGGTCGGAACTGGGAAAAACGAAGGTGGAAGCGGGGATCCTTCTCCTTATACGGCTCTTGGAGTTTTTCAGGGGATCAAGGCTTCGCTTGAAAAAACATTTGGTAATAATAATCTTTCAGGAAGAGTTATTGCAATTCAAGGTGTCGGCGCTGTCGGAGCAAAACTTGCAAAACTTTTGGTCGCTGAGGGTGCACGAGTACTTGTGTCAGATATTGATCTTGAAAAAATTCGTCGACTTGAAAACGAGATTGCTCTTGAAGCGGTCGATGACAGCTCTATTTATGATTTGGACTGTGATGTTTTCGCTCCCTGTGCCCTCGGAAGTATTCTGAATGATAAAACCATTCCGCGCCTCAAATGTCGGGTGATTGCAGGGGGGGCAAATAATCAGCTCGAACGACGTGAACATGCCGAGGTCTTGAAAAAACGTGGCATTCTTTATGCTCCTGATTATGTCATTAATGCAGGAGGACTGATCAGCGTGTTTCAAGAGATTCAGGGTTATGATGAAAAAGAGTGTCGTGAAAGAGTTAAAGCTGTTTATCAAACATTATCTCAAGTTTTTGATATTGCTAAAGAAAATAATATAACGACCGCCATTGCGGCTGACCGTTTGGTGGAAATGAAACTTGCCGATGCGCGCAAAGCAAAAAATCCATTGAGTTAA
- a CDS encoding phosphoribosylaminoimidazolesuccinocarboxamide synthase encodes MTAIHETNLSDLQPPKRGKVRDIYDLGNELLIIATDRISAYDVILPTPIPGKGEVLTQMSRFWFERTKNIVSNHLSTTPLLNVITNAKEREQLEKRSMIVKKAKPLPVEAVVRGYITGSGWREYQKRGSTSGVKLPAGLKESAKLPEALFTPSTKAEMGKHDENISFDEVKNLIGSELAEKVKEVSLRVYTTCAKYALERGIIIADTKFEFGIYNNELMIIDELLTPDSSRFWPKDQYKIGTAQPSFDKQFVRDYLDTLTWNKQPPGPKLPEAIVQKTQQKYREALDRLTK; translated from the coding sequence ATGACAGCGATTCATGAAACCAACCTTTCAGACCTTCAACCTCCAAAACGGGGAAAAGTCCGTGACATCTATGATCTCGGGAACGAGCTCTTGATTATCGCCACAGATCGCATTTCAGCCTACGATGTCATTCTTCCGACTCCGATTCCAGGCAAGGGAGAGGTGCTGACGCAGATGTCGCGCTTCTGGTTTGAACGTACAAAAAATATTGTCTCAAATCATCTTTCAACTACTCCCCTTTTAAATGTTATCACGAACGCAAAAGAACGTGAGCAGTTGGAAAAGCGATCGATGATCGTAAAAAAAGCGAAGCCCCTTCCCGTGGAAGCAGTTGTTCGAGGCTACATCACAGGATCAGGGTGGCGCGAATATCAGAAAAGGGGATCAACGTCCGGCGTCAAACTTCCTGCGGGATTAAAAGAATCAGCGAAATTACCAGAAGCTCTTTTCACTCCATCAACCAAAGCGGAAATGGGGAAGCATGATGAAAATATCTCTTTTGATGAAGTGAAAAATTTGATTGGAAGTGAACTCGCAGAAAAAGTGAAAGAAGTCAGTCTTCGTGTCTACACCACCTGTGCAAAATATGCTCTTGAACGAGGAATCATTATTGCTGATACAAAATTCGAATTCGGTATTTACAATAACGAATTGATGATCATTGATGAATTGTTAACACCAGACTCATCGCGCTTCTGGCCAAAAGATCAATACAAAATTGGAACGGCGCAGCCGAGTTTTGATAAACAGTTTGTGCGCGATTATCTCGACACGCTCACCTGGAATAAACAACCACCAGGGCCAAAACTTCCTGAAGCAATCGTTCAGAAAACGCAGCAAAAATATCGTGAAGCGTTAGATCGACTCACAAAATGA